From Crateriforma spongiae, a single genomic window includes:
- a CDS encoding efflux RND transporter periplasmic adaptor subunit, protein MNQDEPIEPNKADVDDKVSSVDTDAPTDSEPVEAVAEETTTPIEAKPTPPQSDGGMKWLVRTGVQAATVVVVAGLVFFLLGVAQRTKWLTADGFSGGQGESVTEAGGGEDKRYICPMMCTPPSTEPGRCPVCAMELVEATGGGGGDGISVTIEPSARRLVGIQTAMSKMGEVNRTIRTIGSIDFDESQLSTISAYIDGRLEKMYANYAGVKVNEGDDLALIYSPQLYTAQTEFITSMNSDGKIGRFQISGGDLNKMARENLTELGMTESQIEQLGKSGKPMSRIRIKSPQRGTVIEKSAVEGDYVKTGDKLYRVADLSSVWLMLDLFPDDASAVRFGQQVEAEIQSMPGEVFTGRVAFIDPTVNPKTRTVRVRVEIMNFDGKLRPGDYATARVTVPAIPMDQVYDPALANKYISPMHPQVIRDEPGTCPLCDMDLVPTSQLGFASEPLPMQQVVTVPRDAVLLAGENSVIYVETEPGRFEIRRVAVGPMNRKEAVIVEGLSAGETVATGGNFLIDSQMQLAGNPSLMDPTKAPSYSPGPLELPNTTPVMLASDAGMALDRTYDAYFEIQCAMAADQTPPPVALNTLIQGLRELEMLANVPDEAQRRFATARRAASRMDGSLETAREAYRGVSHAMLRAATVARGPKTAVKLTHYYCPMVPGGGGDWMQPGGDLQNPYWGSEMLTCGEVVRDMAMPAGMVPSIARTVQ, encoded by the coding sequence ATGAATCAGGACGAACCAATCGAACCCAACAAAGCCGACGTTGACGATAAAGTCAGCAGCGTGGATACGGATGCGCCGACCGATAGCGAGCCAGTGGAAGCGGTGGCCGAAGAAACGACCACGCCTATTGAAGCCAAGCCGACCCCACCGCAAAGTGATGGCGGGATGAAGTGGCTGGTGCGCACGGGTGTGCAAGCCGCAACGGTCGTCGTCGTCGCCGGTCTTGTGTTTTTCTTACTCGGAGTCGCCCAGCGAACGAAGTGGTTGACTGCCGATGGTTTCTCGGGCGGCCAAGGCGAATCTGTCACCGAAGCCGGTGGCGGCGAAGACAAGCGATACATCTGCCCGATGATGTGTACGCCACCGTCGACCGAACCAGGTCGCTGCCCCGTCTGTGCGATGGAACTAGTCGAAGCGACCGGCGGGGGCGGTGGCGATGGTATCTCGGTCACCATCGAACCATCCGCCCGGCGATTGGTCGGTATTCAAACCGCGATGTCGAAGATGGGCGAAGTCAATCGAACGATCCGCACCATCGGCTCGATCGACTTCGACGAAAGCCAACTCTCGACCATCAGTGCATACATCGACGGCCGCTTGGAAAAGATGTACGCGAACTACGCCGGCGTGAAAGTCAATGAAGGCGACGACCTGGCGTTGATCTACAGCCCACAGCTCTACACCGCACAAACCGAGTTCATCACCAGCATGAACAGCGATGGCAAGATCGGTCGCTTTCAAATCTCTGGCGGCGATCTGAACAAGATGGCACGGGAGAATTTGACGGAACTGGGCATGACGGAAAGTCAGATCGAGCAGTTGGGGAAGTCGGGTAAACCAATGTCGCGCATTCGCATCAAGTCACCGCAGAGAGGAACCGTGATCGAAAAGTCAGCGGTTGAGGGCGACTACGTGAAAACGGGAGACAAGCTTTACCGTGTAGCCGACCTAAGCAGTGTTTGGTTGATGCTTGATCTGTTTCCCGATGACGCTTCGGCTGTTCGATTTGGTCAACAAGTCGAAGCGGAAATTCAGTCGATGCCGGGCGAAGTATTCACGGGCCGCGTCGCTTTCATTGATCCGACCGTGAACCCGAAGACTCGAACGGTACGCGTGCGAGTCGAGATCATGAACTTTGACGGCAAACTGCGACCGGGCGACTACGCGACCGCTCGGGTAACCGTGCCGGCGATCCCAATGGACCAAGTTTACGATCCGGCACTGGCGAACAAATACATCAGCCCAATGCACCCGCAAGTCATCCGCGACGAACCGGGAACGTGCCCGCTTTGTGATATGGATTTGGTGCCGACGTCGCAGCTTGGGTTCGCATCAGAACCCTTGCCGATGCAACAAGTCGTGACCGTGCCGCGCGATGCCGTGCTTCTGGCTGGTGAAAACAGCGTGATCTACGTCGAAACCGAACCGGGACGTTTTGAGATTCGCCGAGTTGCGGTCGGTCCCATGAATCGCAAAGAAGCGGTGATTGTGGAAGGACTGTCGGCTGGTGAGACGGTTGCGACAGGCGGCAATTTCCTGATCGACTCACAAATGCAGCTCGCCGGCAACCCATCGTTGATGGACCCGACGAAAGCACCGAGCTATTCGCCGGGACCGCTTGAGCTTCCTAATACAACTCCCGTCATGCTGGCCAGCGACGCGGGCATGGCTCTCGATCGAACCTACGACGCCTACTTTGAGATCCAATGCGCGATGGCGGCGGACCAAACGCCGCCGCCCGTCGCGTTGAACACGCTGATCCAAGGACTCCGCGAACTGGAAATGTTGGCCAATGTTCCCGATGAAGCTCAACGCCGATTCGCAACCGCTCGCCGCGCGGCGTCACGCATGGACGGTTCGTTAGAAACGGCTCGCGAGGCCTATCGCGGCGTCAGTCACGCAATGTTGCGAGCGGCCACGGTGGCTCGCGGGCCGAAGACGGCTGTGAAGTTGACGCACTATTACTGCCCGATGGTTCCCGGCGGCGGTGGCGACTGGATGCAGCCCGGCGGCGACTTGCAGAACCCGTATTGGGGCAGCGAGATGCTGACGTGCGGCGAAGTCGTTCGTGATATGGCAATGCCCGCGGGCATGGTTCCCTCAATCGCGCGCACGGTGCAATAA
- a CDS encoding TolC family protein: protein MDRQYWTPATKQTKRILLGALIAASMSGCATQRGVQIASDTQKATSFVAAETVSTNTRPEAIAYRSVETPVQLAGFNDGMVVASPAAFTLPQDNDGELGLDSEEADVSSRSFSDFLQLDPPEEDGERGSQGDGESDEDEVRNTDSQTPPLPDSPTPSSPTAPVEFFVNEALSRHPKILAARQRVAAASNVIPQAKALPDPTFNNTFWPFHDNALQTAGGRVGNQMSVNQKVPFPDKLKTKAIIASREVQIAQTEVDGIAREITESVRLAYYEVWFATRAIAIIEETKDLVADLTDVAEARYRSGGSQQDVLRAQLETDRLDEQLITLRRQKQVAQADLATLLQQPVDLLPEATDELGITDTPQQIEELIALAEQCNPKLRGLAWEIQRDRDKERLACLQQYPDFNVGLSWGLISDGHDVISPVANGNDNLSISFGTTLPIWREKINAGIREAAHRRSSTTRRLEAERDELYGKIRRLIVQADALAEQRDIYENRIIPRTEGTLELSIADYRGKRTDFFTLIETYRELLMFETQLARIDATLAGTIAQLDRTVGCPQ from the coding sequence ATGGATCGGCAATATTGGACACCTGCTACGAAACAAACCAAGCGAATATTGCTTGGTGCACTGATCGCCGCCTCCATGTCCGGTTGTGCGACCCAAAGAGGCGTCCAAATTGCCTCGGACACCCAAAAAGCGACCTCATTCGTCGCCGCTGAAACAGTCTCAACGAACACGCGGCCGGAGGCAATTGCCTATCGATCTGTCGAAACGCCAGTGCAATTGGCTGGCTTCAACGATGGCATGGTCGTCGCCTCGCCCGCCGCGTTCACGCTGCCACAAGACAACGACGGTGAGCTGGGATTGGACAGCGAAGAGGCAGATGTATCGAGCCGCAGCTTCAGCGACTTCCTGCAATTGGATCCACCTGAAGAAGATGGGGAGAGGGGGAGTCAGGGAGATGGGGAGAGCGATGAAGATGAAGTTCGAAACACCGACTCCCAGACTCCCCCTCTCCCAGACTCCCCCACTCCCAGCTCCCCCACCGCCCCAGTCGAGTTCTTCGTCAACGAAGCACTATCGCGGCACCCGAAAATCCTTGCCGCACGACAGCGAGTCGCCGCCGCATCAAACGTCATCCCGCAAGCCAAAGCACTTCCCGACCCAACGTTCAACAACACGTTCTGGCCGTTCCATGACAACGCGTTGCAAACCGCAGGCGGTCGTGTCGGAAATCAGATGTCGGTTAACCAGAAAGTCCCGTTTCCCGACAAGCTAAAAACGAAAGCCATCATTGCGAGTCGCGAAGTCCAGATCGCTCAAACCGAAGTCGACGGAATCGCTCGCGAGATCACTGAGTCCGTACGACTGGCATACTACGAAGTCTGGTTTGCCACACGTGCGATCGCGATCATCGAGGAAACCAAAGACCTCGTCGCTGACTTGACTGACGTTGCCGAAGCCCGCTACCGCAGCGGTGGTTCGCAACAAGACGTGCTGCGCGCTCAGCTTGAAACCGATCGCCTCGACGAACAACTCATCACGCTTCGCAGACAAAAGCAAGTCGCCCAAGCCGACCTCGCAACGCTGCTGCAACAACCTGTTGACTTGCTTCCCGAAGCAACGGATGAACTCGGTATCACTGACACGCCCCAGCAAATTGAAGAATTGATCGCGTTGGCCGAACAATGCAATCCAAAACTGCGGGGTCTTGCGTGGGAAATTCAACGCGACCGCGACAAGGAACGCTTGGCGTGTTTGCAGCAGTATCCTGACTTCAATGTCGGCCTCAGCTGGGGATTGATCAGCGACGGTCACGATGTGATCAGTCCTGTCGCCAACGGGAACGACAACCTGAGCATCAGCTTTGGGACGACGCTGCCGATCTGGCGGGAAAAGATTAACGCCGGCATCCGCGAAGCCGCTCACCGACGCAGCAGCACCACCCGTCGCCTCGAAGCCGAACGCGACGAACTCTACGGAAAGATCCGTCGCCTGATCGTTCAAGCCGACGCATTGGCGGAACAACGCGATATCTATGAAAACCGCATCATTCCCCGCACCGAAGGCACACTTGAACTTTCGATCGCCGACTACCGTGGCAAACGCACGGATTTCTTCACGCTGATAGAAACCTACCGCGAGCTCTTAATGTTCGAGACCCAACTCGCCCGCATCGACGCTACGCTAGCCGGCACGATCGCCCAGTTGGATCGCACTGTAGGTTGCCCTCAATAA
- a CDS encoding RNA polymerase sigma factor has protein sequence MVPPVGIGITSSMGQPDERKSTETIASETIAAAISGDRSALRSIYQATSDRVFRLMVRMVGQQDADDLTQQTFVRAFTKLDQFSGESKFETWLYRLATNEALQHLRREKHRRTEELVVEPTADQTDHIEQDERVAMVRQALDQLDPELRAIFTLKEESGLSYQEIAQTLDIPEGTVGSRLNRARRELRRLIDGSRE, from the coding sequence TTGGTACCCCCGGTGGGTATTGGTATAACTTCTTCAATGGGCCAGCCCGATGAACGCAAATCGACCGAAACGATCGCCTCCGAGACAATCGCCGCTGCGATATCTGGAGATCGTTCTGCGTTGCGCTCGATCTACCAGGCGACGTCGGATCGTGTGTTTCGCTTGATGGTTCGGATGGTCGGTCAGCAGGACGCCGATGACTTAACGCAGCAAACTTTCGTCCGAGCGTTTACGAAGCTCGATCAATTCAGTGGCGAGTCGAAGTTTGAAACGTGGCTGTATCGACTGGCCACCAACGAGGCATTGCAACATCTGCGCCGCGAGAAACATCGGCGGACCGAAGAACTGGTGGTCGAGCCGACCGCTGACCAAACCGACCACATTGAGCAAGACGAACGAGTCGCAATGGTACGCCAGGCACTCGATCAACTCGATCCGGAACTACGGGCGATCTTCACGCTCAAAGAAGAGAGCGGTCTGTCATACCAAGAGATCGCCCAGACGCTAGACATCCCCGAAGGTACTGTTGGATCGAGGTTGAACCGGGCACGGCGTGAATTGCGGAGGTTGATAGATGGGAGTCGGGAGTGA
- a CDS encoding efflux RND transporter permease subunit codes for MLDKIIHFSLNNRLIVLAVAAIMLGVGAWQSLQLPIDVFPNLNRPRVVVITEAPGMAPEEVETLITFPLETTFNGASGVEAVRSSSGIGLSVIYVEFEWDTDIYNDRQVVNERLQLAAEQLPDGVKPTLAPISSIMGQILMYGMWSEGGKTEPMEVRTLADWVVRQRLLTIPGVSQVFSMGGGRMQYQVLVNPDLLREFGLTMDDVHTAVSESNLNATGGYLDQRGANELLVRGLGRITSLADLKEIAITLRDGRPITLGDVAKVVEGPQVMRGDSSAYLRTDDGTVEGGPAVVLTINKQPGSDTRAVDQAIAEALEELKVSLPDDIRIANVYSQRSFIDRAIDNVVEALADGGVLVLVILFLFLLNFRTTFITLTAIPLSIIATACVFAAFGLSINTMTLGGLAVAIGELVDDAIVDVENIFRRLKENRHCDSPRPTLAVVYDASIEVRSSVVYGTAIVVLVFIPLFALEGMEGKLFVPLAMGYVVSLIASLGVSLTVTPVLASLLLVGRRVWQIVVPILAFGIAALTMYWVVPRAIHILHLPFELPGNPLWWSLVLTPVVWVLIQVTERLLGGPEAEEGRLLEGLKGVAGLAINFSTKFAGPVLGVAAVMVTFALFAVSQLERDFLPPFNEGAVQVNALLAPGTSLATSNQIGQSVQEELMNIESVKSVARRTGRAELDEHAEGVNVTELFLEIADDADREGTIQQIRETMEDIPGVVSSTEQPLAHLISHMISGVKAQIGIKLFGDDLDVLRTKAEEMKRRIADVPGLADVMIEQQTNIPQLRIELNRKALTQNGLRPANVMELVETAMNGQVISQVLLGQRTFDLMLRMDEPYREDVTKLKRLAVPLPDGGTLPLEAVANIYESGGPNMIKREQVRRRIVLQANVSERGVVDVVSDIKTRLADLELEPGYFIEYGGQFESQQSATRRLMILSGVALLGMFLVLYTLFGNVNFSMQVLVALPTAFIGAVAALVITDQNLTVAAMVGFISLCGIASRNGILLLNHYIHLVEHEGESWTGEMVRRAGQERMAPVLMTALTSGIGLLPLALAAGEPGKEILYPIATVIVGGLLTSTLAEFFVRPALFWTIGVGAGQQIVRDHAGDIGDEKSGMGSEHLSPEPELVTS; via the coding sequence ATGCTAGATAAAATCATTCACTTCTCGCTGAACAATCGACTGATCGTGCTCGCGGTTGCCGCGATCATGCTGGGCGTTGGTGCGTGGCAATCCTTGCAATTGCCGATCGACGTGTTTCCAAACTTGAACCGGCCGCGTGTAGTGGTCATCACAGAAGCGCCGGGGATGGCACCAGAGGAAGTCGAGACACTGATCACGTTTCCGTTGGAGACCACGTTCAATGGTGCCAGCGGCGTTGAGGCAGTCCGCAGCAGCAGCGGCATCGGTCTGTCGGTGATCTATGTCGAGTTCGAGTGGGACACGGACATCTACAACGACCGACAAGTCGTCAATGAACGTTTGCAACTTGCCGCTGAGCAATTGCCCGACGGCGTGAAACCAACACTCGCACCCATCTCGTCAATCATGGGACAGATTCTCATGTACGGCATGTGGAGTGAAGGCGGCAAAACCGAGCCGATGGAGGTTCGCACGCTGGCCGATTGGGTCGTCCGTCAACGATTGCTGACGATCCCCGGCGTGTCACAAGTCTTTTCAATGGGCGGCGGCCGGATGCAGTACCAAGTGCTGGTGAATCCGGACTTGCTGCGTGAATTCGGACTGACGATGGACGATGTCCACACCGCTGTCAGTGAGTCCAATCTGAACGCGACCGGTGGTTATCTGGATCAGCGTGGTGCGAACGAGTTGCTGGTTCGAGGACTCGGGCGAATCACGAGCCTCGCCGACCTGAAAGAGATTGCGATCACACTTCGGGACGGTCGCCCGATCACTTTGGGCGACGTGGCCAAAGTCGTCGAAGGCCCGCAAGTCATGCGTGGCGATTCGTCCGCGTATCTACGCACTGATGATGGGACGGTCGAAGGCGGCCCCGCAGTTGTTCTCACCATCAACAAGCAACCCGGCAGCGACACTCGCGCCGTCGATCAAGCGATTGCCGAAGCGCTCGAAGAGTTGAAGGTGTCCCTGCCGGATGACATCCGAATCGCCAACGTCTATTCGCAGCGTTCATTCATCGACCGAGCCATCGACAACGTCGTCGAAGCTCTCGCAGACGGCGGCGTGCTGGTCTTGGTGATCCTGTTCCTCTTCTTGCTGAATTTTCGCACGACGTTCATCACGCTCACCGCAATTCCTCTGTCGATCATCGCAACCGCGTGCGTTTTCGCCGCTTTCGGTCTGTCGATCAACACCATGACGCTCGGCGGGTTAGCGGTTGCCATCGGGGAACTGGTCGACGATGCGATTGTAGACGTGGAAAACATCTTCCGCCGGTTGAAAGAGAACCGCCACTGCGATTCCCCCCGACCGACACTCGCCGTGGTTTACGACGCCAGCATCGAGGTGCGCAGCAGCGTGGTCTACGGGACGGCGATTGTCGTTCTGGTGTTCATCCCGCTGTTTGCTCTCGAAGGTATGGAAGGCAAGCTCTTTGTGCCGTTGGCGATGGGATATGTCGTCTCGCTGATCGCGTCACTGGGCGTCTCGCTAACCGTCACGCCGGTACTGGCATCGTTACTGTTGGTCGGCCGGCGCGTCTGGCAAATCGTGGTACCGATTCTTGCTTTTGGGATCGCCGCGTTAACGATGTACTGGGTCGTCCCGCGTGCGATTCACATTCTCCATTTGCCGTTTGAACTGCCAGGCAATCCGCTGTGGTGGTCGCTCGTCCTGACGCCAGTGGTTTGGGTTCTGATTCAAGTGACCGAACGACTGCTCGGCGGTCCCGAAGCCGAGGAAGGCCGGTTGCTGGAGGGACTGAAGGGCGTTGCCGGTTTGGCGATTAACTTCAGCACCAAATTCGCCGGTCCCGTGCTGGGAGTCGCGGCCGTCATGGTGACGTTCGCGTTGTTCGCGGTTTCGCAATTAGAACGTGACTTCTTGCCGCCTTTTAACGAGGGAGCCGTTCAGGTCAACGCGTTGCTTGCACCGGGCACATCGCTGGCGACGAGCAACCAGATCGGGCAGAGCGTGCAAGAGGAGTTGATGAACATCGAATCGGTCAAGTCCGTCGCACGTCGAACGGGCCGAGCGGAGCTTGACGAACATGCCGAAGGCGTCAACGTAACCGAGTTGTTCTTGGAGATCGCTGACGACGCGGATCGCGAAGGCACGATCCAGCAGATTCGCGAAACGATGGAGGACATTCCGGGCGTGGTGTCCAGCACCGAGCAACCGCTGGCGCACCTGATCAGTCACATGATCTCGGGCGTCAAAGCGCAAATCGGCATCAAACTGTTCGGCGACGATCTGGACGTGCTGCGGACCAAGGCGGAAGAGATGAAACGACGCATCGCGGACGTGCCGGGCTTGGCCGACGTGATGATCGAACAGCAGACCAACATTCCACAGCTTCGCATCGAGCTGAATCGCAAAGCGCTAACGCAGAACGGGCTGCGACCGGCCAACGTCATGGAGTTGGTCGAGACGGCGATGAACGGGCAAGTAATTAGCCAAGTTCTGCTCGGCCAACGCACGTTTGATCTGATGCTACGAATGGATGAACCGTACCGCGAGGACGTCACCAAACTCAAGCGTCTTGCCGTCCCACTTCCCGATGGAGGCACGTTGCCGCTTGAGGCGGTGGCGAACATCTACGAAAGCGGCGGGCCGAACATGATCAAGCGAGAACAGGTACGGCGTCGAATCGTGTTGCAAGCCAACGTCTCCGAGCGAGGCGTCGTGGACGTTGTCAGCGACATCAAAACGCGACTGGCTGATTTGGAATTGGAGCCGGGTTACTTCATCGAATACGGCGGCCAATTTGAAAGCCAGCAATCGGCAACGCGTCGATTGATGATTCTTTCGGGCGTCGCGTTGCTAGGCATGTTCTTGGTGCTTTACACGTTGTTTGGCAACGTCAACTTCTCGATGCAGGTGTTGGTTGCGTTGCCGACGGCGTTCATCGGAGCGGTCGCGGCACTCGTCATCACGGATCAAAACCTAACGGTCGCAGCGATGGTCGGTTTCATCTCGTTGTGCGGCATTGCCAGTCGCAACGGCATCCTGCTGCTGAACCACTACATCCACTTGGTCGAACACGAAGGCGAATCGTGGACGGGTGAGATGGTGCGTCGCGCGGGCCAAGAACGGATGGCTCCAGTGCTGATGACGGCACTGACGTCCGGCATCGGTTTGCTTCCGCTCGCACTCGCCGCGGGCGAACCCGGCAAAGAGATTTTGTATCCCATCGCCACCGTGATCGTTGGCGGATTGTTGACCAGCACGTTGGCGGAGTTCTTCGTTCGACCGGCGTTGTTTTGGACGATCGGTGTCGGCGCGGGCCAGCAGATTGTTCGCGATCACGCGGGAGACATAGGAGATGAGAAATCGGGCATGGGGAGTGAACACCTCAGTCCTGAACCTGAATTGGTCACAAGCTAG
- a CDS encoding efflux RND transporter periplasmic adaptor subunit, protein MYTLRAWLVRLRGPVLTVLAMAIAIVVGAFAFTDYPQQFGLVATAIVESDPHAGHDHGPGEHDDHGDDDHAGHDHDGHEAGQSIELSQQARANLRLKTEAVTVGPYTSYIEVPGMVTRWPGETHVSITSPLTGVINKINISRGEMIKSGEPLFTLRLTHQDLVNTQEDFLSQLGQLDVEEREIQRLTSASRSGAIAGKTRITREYERDKLQAKIRAAKQSMLLHGLSEDQIASIERTRTLVREVVVTAPLVEEDNSLHHESLGEANNRVSGNPSARLAAIQPPPMSLPSHNHIDAEFLVTELSVRRGESVSAGQQIAQLSNYSRLLIEGQAYQRDAGLLRKAADSGAELQATMTGAGDEVETITGLNVVYIGNEVGTESRSLPFYVGLTNEIERSEQRGDKRYVSWRYKPGQRLTVRLPQSQVADAIVVPKDAVAEEGPERFLFVENGDHFDRVPVEVIASDSVNVAIKNDGQVWPGQTIAVSGAHQLQMAMKNQAGGAIDPHAGHNH, encoded by the coding sequence ATGTACACGCTAAGAGCTTGGCTGGTGCGCCTGCGCGGCCCCGTTTTGACCGTCCTGGCGATGGCAATCGCGATCGTCGTCGGCGCGTTCGCCTTTACCGACTATCCACAACAATTTGGCCTCGTTGCCACTGCAATCGTTGAGTCTGATCCGCACGCGGGTCACGATCACGGTCCAGGTGAACACGATGACCACGGCGACGACGACCATGCCGGACATGATCACGATGGTCACGAAGCGGGTCAGTCGATCGAATTGAGCCAGCAGGCTCGTGCGAACTTGCGGTTGAAGACTGAGGCCGTCACCGTTGGACCGTACACGAGCTACATCGAGGTCCCCGGCATGGTGACGCGCTGGCCCGGTGAAACGCATGTGTCGATCACGTCGCCACTGACGGGCGTCATTAACAAGATCAATATCTCTCGTGGCGAGATGATTAAGAGCGGCGAGCCGTTGTTCACGCTTCGGCTGACGCACCAAGACCTCGTCAATACGCAAGAAGACTTCCTCTCGCAGCTCGGGCAACTGGATGTCGAGGAGCGGGAGATTCAGCGGCTGACTTCGGCGTCCCGTTCGGGCGCGATCGCTGGGAAAACGCGAATAACCCGCGAGTACGAACGCGACAAATTGCAGGCGAAAATCCGTGCGGCGAAGCAGTCAATGTTGCTGCACGGTTTGAGTGAAGACCAAATCGCAAGCATCGAACGCACTCGCACGTTGGTCCGCGAAGTCGTCGTGACGGCCCCCTTGGTCGAAGAAGACAATTCACTGCATCACGAATCGCTGGGCGAAGCGAACAACCGAGTCTCGGGCAACCCGAGTGCAAGATTAGCGGCAATACAACCACCGCCGATGTCGCTGCCTTCGCACAATCACATTGACGCTGAGTTCTTGGTCACAGAACTGAGTGTTCGACGCGGCGAATCTGTTAGCGCCGGTCAGCAGATCGCGCAGCTGTCGAATTACAGCCGCTTGCTAATCGAAGGCCAAGCCTACCAGCGTGACGCAGGTCTGTTGCGAAAGGCTGCCGATTCGGGTGCTGAATTGCAAGCCACGATGACCGGTGCGGGCGACGAAGTCGAAACGATCACGGGATTGAACGTGGTCTACATCGGAAACGAAGTCGGTACTGAATCACGGTCGCTGCCGTTCTATGTCGGACTGACCAATGAGATCGAACGCAGCGAACAGCGTGGCGACAAACGCTACGTCAGTTGGCGATACAAGCCCGGCCAACGGCTAACCGTTCGGCTTCCACAGTCGCAAGTCGCCGACGCGATTGTTGTTCCCAAGGACGCGGTTGCCGAAGAAGGCCCCGAGCGATTCTTGTTCGTCGAGAACGGAGATCACTTTGATCGTGTTCCGGTGGAAGTCATTGCGTCGGACAGCGTCAACGTCGCGATCAAGAACGACGGCCAAGTTTGGCCCGGTCAGACGATCGCCGTTAGCGGTGCTCATCAATTGCAGATGGCGATGAAGAACCAGGCGGGCGGAGCCATTGATCCCCACGCAGGGCACAACCACTGA
- a CDS encoding TolC family protein, translated as MQVRDLDELDELDVELDDLDSDGGASANDPASLRDAMALDAANETVETAPFIQDQYSYGFEQPAGLTLQSIESMALGSHPAIAEARARVESTRGQYVQAGLPFNPVLQYQSDEIGNEDATGLHSVQMSQQFVTANKLGIAQQVQAREIQKQQAALRIAELRVLTRVRAAFATAIVSQRRANIADQIVELAEKSIESVNALLEAEEVSKIALLQARVEAEQARITAENARTQLQANLRTLAAAAGMQTLPPGPLSGNVGDDLTGAPWEALLAEISTNSPELSRAGSELERAKWSLQLACAQVTPNVTGTVGVGVDAATDDTFAVIGVSVPLPIRNRNQGNIRSARADIAAASAAIQSTQLSLEARLAEAVGRYQVALERYTRLQESVVPTSEETYKLSLEAFDAGETDFLQLLTAQRTLFTTQLNVLDAAGQAKQAAAEIEGLLVTLSL; from the coding sequence TTGCAGGTCAGAGATCTTGATGAATTGGACGAACTCGACGTCGAGCTTGATGATTTGGATTCGGATGGTGGTGCCTCTGCCAACGATCCCGCGTCTCTACGCGACGCGATGGCTTTGGACGCGGCGAACGAGACGGTTGAAACCGCTCCGTTCATTCAGGACCAGTATTCCTACGGTTTTGAGCAACCCGCCGGACTGACGCTTCAGTCAATTGAGTCGATGGCATTGGGTTCGCATCCGGCCATCGCGGAAGCTCGTGCTCGTGTCGAATCAACTCGCGGGCAATACGTTCAAGCGGGCTTGCCGTTCAATCCGGTGCTGCAATATCAGTCGGATGAGATCGGCAACGAAGATGCCACCGGTCTGCATTCGGTGCAGATGTCTCAGCAGTTCGTTACCGCCAACAAGCTGGGGATTGCTCAACAGGTGCAGGCCCGCGAGATCCAAAAACAGCAAGCTGCGCTGCGAATTGCGGAGCTTCGCGTTTTGACTCGCGTTCGTGCTGCGTTTGCGACAGCCATCGTATCGCAGCGAAGGGCCAACATTGCTGACCAGATTGTCGAGTTGGCTGAGAAGTCGATCGAATCAGTGAATGCCCTGTTGGAAGCCGAAGAGGTTTCCAAAATTGCTTTGTTGCAGGCTCGCGTTGAAGCTGAGCAAGCGCGGATTACGGCGGAGAACGCTCGAACGCAGTTGCAAGCCAACCTGCGGACGCTTGCCGCTGCTGCCGGGATGCAAACACTGCCGCCCGGACCGCTTAGCGGCAACGTGGGTGACGATCTGACCGGCGCGCCGTGGGAAGCATTGCTCGCCGAAATCTCGACCAACAGTCCCGAACTATCGCGGGCCGGATCGGAGCTTGAGCGAGCTAAATGGTCGTTGCAACTTGCCTGTGCCCAAGTGACGCCGAACGTGACGGGAACCGTCGGTGTTGGTGTCGATGCCGCTACGGATGATACGTTCGCGGTCATTGGCGTCAGCGTTCCGCTTCCCATTCGCAACCGCAATCAGGGCAACATACGCAGTGCCCGAGCCGACATCGCCGCAGCGTCGGCAGCGATCCAGAGCACGCAACTCAGCCTAGAAGCCCGGCTCGCCGAAGCCGTCGGCCGCTACCAAGTCGCGTTGGAACGCTACACCCGCTTGCAGGAATCGGTCGTGCCGACCTCGGAGGAAACCTACAAGCTCTCGTTGGAGGCATTTGATGCGGGCGAAACCGATTTCCTACAACTGTTAACAGCACAGCGAACACTCTTCACGACTCAATTGAACGTCCTGGATGCCGCCGGACAAGCCAAGCAGGCTGCTGCGGAAATCGAAGGCCTGTTGGTGACTCTGAGCCTGTGA